tttagcgttgacctcacctcctctacattgacaaatctctgcgcccgcttgttaaactcggttattgacctcaccggtttcccttgcatgtcatcccaaagggcacttccaggtaatacaccagctcggatggccatcaagtgcccactgtcatccacgtttCGAGcttgggcgacctctagattaaatcttgtcaggtagcttttcagtgtttcgctcGGTtattgtcggacgttagtcaaagtggatgcttcgggtctgactcccatcatagcccggaactgcttcttgaagtctctagaaaattgatcccacgaagttatagagtgtctcttgtacttctcgaaccaactcttgggaggtccggccaatgatgtcggaaacaacatgcatctgagctcgtaacctacattactggctctcataatagtgtttaatgtactcaggtggctacatgggtcggtttttccttcaaatgctgggacgtgaggaatccggaacccttgaggaaactgagtgttagaaatattaggagcaaatggctcgagctcctcatcagagtcctcgtatcgaccactccctcgttcattcttcaaaagcctaaaggctttttcgagctgatcaatcctttcttgaactgggtccttaggtggtgtctggaattgatagtcattaatcgtgatcccaggctcgcgtctccgtgagggatctctacgcccattcagatgattccttagatccgaatttgtctgatctccctttcccctgctctgattcagatgatttcgcaggtcaggatgactcttgcgatttccagtatttttacgaccttggtcgtgtttactgatggacctagtctctccggactcatcactggtgaaactcattgatcggtcatttcgtggtggatcctttctacgtcgccttgtctccgcagagCGAgatcgagacgtctgacttctctcagatggtgcgcctctccgctcctggaacgtctccctgtttccttgtctttcccctgtacgcccttgatcctgatctcgaacaggtttagtgtttctgcggggaggtgaaggatatcttatgggagacggagggaatcgtataggcgacggtggttgtcgcccttgcctcggcctagagggtccagaatttgcccgagatgggtcagtcgcattcggtgcactaccaggaacctgagtccgagcctcggcaggagctcggttgttctcagttcctgcaggcacttccacaggtggattaggcgggacccgaactcgggtactcctctgaggcctagaaggagcagatggctctgctggtgccggaggttgagtcggcctccttgtggcagcattttttcgtggacgtccacggggcctccggggaggaacgcgcacgtcccttggaggggggacttggttttcgcgcggaggcgggggctgagccacctgcgcctctgcggctatcctggtcaactcctcgttacgtttgttggcttctgccaacaactgtttcaactgtcgattctccaattctacaatagggacataacgctcaggattgtagtacatgtcctcatcccttggttgtggaggtggtccccgggaatcagaggacccacttctttcatcagcatccgggttctccattggttgttttccagggcgccttgggtaattttattcaggagtgttctgattgtttgcagccatgaatctctcagggatggatgcttaaggctttcaatgaaagcaccaaactgttgacgccatttttcgtcaacagataaaagaagagagcacgtaaacaattaaagacaatggccaaaagaaataaacgaatcaaacacacggttttttacgtggttcagcagttaaatctgcctagtccatgagtctctgttattaatctcaagattatctcagaacaattctttagcatgaattctccagagttttctctcaaggatcagaatttcggtcctttacaatggtgcatggcttctctatttatagagaaggatccagagtactatcccacatattttgggtagttactcttttgtgaataaaaataaatggctttaaatgcctttaatcagataaaaaaggaaatgtccctgaagaccagggaataCATAAccgactaaataatatcccacgattcttggggatttacatcaataaatgaggattacatctcatgtttacaatacttgtagatattcaaggtggttatagcatatctccaaggcttcagcatctcaggtttcatgtcattgtgcgagccactgacatctcccgagctaacattgctttcgagatggtatatcgagctcaagacccatgctccgaagttcctgaagatgaaggtgttctcggagctatctttcgagatcgagatcatttcgaggtcaccgcattcgagatcatatatcatactttgtaggctcgatatacaatcctagatcatactctaatcctcacgagaccatttattgcgaactcagctttcgaggtcatatttactatggctcgaaatctgggtataacaaagttctttacaatggtgcatgacctctctatttatagagaagatttcataatactatcccacatattttaggaagttattctgtatatgcaaataaattaaatggcattaaaagcctgcaatccgatatacaaggaaacgtcccctgaagatcacgGGGCatataactgaacaaataatatcccttgattgtaggggatataaagtaataaatgtagaccgcgtctcttattgatgactcattaggatattcaaagttattatcctatatcaccaaggccccattcacccaggtttcttattgagtttcgaGCTATAACATCTTCCCGAGGCTatatgacttcgagctcatacgcaCGTCAGGCTCGGtgtcctgatccgaggccatcccgagaacagatGTACCTCAgagtctgtctttcgagcttgtgaggattttgaGGCTATCATCTttgaagtcgtctctgcttcacAGGATCGATGCTTAGATCTcggacatattccagactttacgaatTCATTCCTTATGAATCCAGCCTTCGAGGTCACAAttttcatggctcgaaatctgggtgtaacatcttggcccctcaaaagtatttgttcgaatcctatgagaaggaaacttttgaactactttcttcgggtaCCGCATCATCACAtgcttgaaaatggacacgtgtcagttgggtatttcccattcagggtactcgagtaccttggaaatctgcccacgatcattcgcctgccacctttatggTACCATCTTATCATTAATCCCTATCCGTTGGATTTTGCAAGGGCATTGTTCAATGGCTTAGATTAATCCCCCTTTTCAATctatatatataagaccccactcatcgtcttccttttatttttcgctcattagaggaaagaaaaaaaccaaaaccagaaactctccctgagaatttcttgcttgtgcatgttttctcaaccaaagaaacaaaggactgCCAGTTTTTTCGAGACCGTGAGCTCatatctgcagcctctccttcagtcgatgatttctctgcaatcgccattattgtgtaagtgtccaatttTTACTTTCCCTTATGCCAGTTTCTGtccatattgttcttgttatttctgggaGTGCGCTAATATATTTCCTTAGTATGATATACTAGGAAATTTTTGATCGATAGGCTTCTACGTTTACGTTCCCATACTAGGTTTAAATCTCTGGTTTCAAATCCAGTTTTTgtgtagaacaaggtctcttttttctgggtttcaaaattttaaaagacatatcttgcacaccaagatatcgggtataaaaccttggttttaaagaatgcacgatacccaagattaccttttTTGGATAACCtccactctttttcccctgattttcgcaattttaaaattttttgtccattctcctcctttttctcgtggaatacacgttctgactctcAATCGGAGTCTTAGTTTCGAGCTCGTTGCATTCTTAAGCATTCTCCGAGGTCATCctgtcaagctcgtaattcttgaacccttgcatgcatggccctcaccattttttctttctcgctagatgtcacagaatctggaaagacggtgggggtcgttgctggcaatcccttgcTCGCCAAAAACCCAGAGCCCGAAGTCGTTATTTGCTCGGAATCAATGTCTGATTCACGAGTACGATCTCGCACGCAAACAGGAGgagattcgagctcattatcgccgtcaAATAGACGAGGTTATAAAGAGGAAAAGGAGAACCCTTCgggaggctctttatccagaacCTGATTCTGGACccaggccgattcccctcgaccctaaatTAAAAGTGACCGTTGGTTATagcccgggagagctccaattctcgctcatgggggagccttctaccttgCAACCAAGGAGGGAGTTCTTCgaagccgagcactactggagctcggttacctcactagggcagataactgatatcctggctcTCCATGGTCTTAGGCTGCCAGGCACCCTAAAGTGTCGAGCTCCTACCCCCAGTGAGCGAAGTTGCCGTGTCCCGGGAGATGGAAATCCCAAGCTGAGGTATGCAGCCTGGAGCCAAGAgtatatgaaggcaggagcgttactgcctttgaagtcgtttttcaaggacttcacagattttgttgggctggctccattccagctcaacaccgattcttacagggttctgtctgccctgaggtcactataccacgagctgaagtgggaaggaccctcaccacAGGAGATTCTATACCTCTTCtgtttgaaaagcaacccctcccgagatcggggaggagacggctttCACTATCTtttgagctaccccaaagagaagaaggtgtttgaggatcttcctaatcatccaccttattttaagaaagccttcttctaGATAGATGGCTTGTCCCTGTCTCGATGCTACTctttcagacggattcgtaagtattccaaccttctttatctctgtgctcgggattttattTGTAaatccgtacttagttgaaatgtgtcttattttccagccaattttcaccgtcctactcccgacgacgcaatgaaggagcatagagagactctgctcaaactcccttacggcaggaggtccctctcatacctcttacatgagagtaagctccaagcttgcgggcttttgggagatggccagtccacctcggactggtccaataaaaattatgatcattgggagcaggtgcccttgcccacaggcatcctccctccaaggagagaggtgaggcctccacctttagctcgccgaaggagtccaccatcggggaacgaggctaatgatgaagcctcgagctcaaactcggatgaagaaggtaaagtcatccttagctcgagaatgtggtcccccaccttattaaaacacaaacccgataggttagttttatgCCCGGATGATAAggaccacttctacatatggacttgggtagacgaccgagttcataggtttgataattggctcgggaagtatgacaccatgtatagtctgaacgaggtgtgggacgggatagctgtccaatatgggaccaatgattatagggacctttcgaggttgacgtccacctatagggaaggtactccccccgcctcttctgaagatgggggaatttcatggtccccaagctcgagctcgggggagagttccagttaggtttcttctatcattgcTTCGTATATCTATGCAATACTGAATCACTTTATATACTATTCCCtctttttgttatgattcacCTTGTGTCGTGACTTGTGCAGACAAGAgggattccgaccttgacaacatcatcgaaagtggtggtgccaagaggagcaagcgtcccagggcaGGGTCGGGAAAGGTGGATCGGCCCACCAAAGTCCACAGGAGGTCCGAGAAAGCTCCTCCTCATGCTCCGCTTATTACGAGCTCCGTCGCGGTGACGACTTCACAGGTTGGTGCTCCCCCAGCGGTGCCGACCTCGCAGGTCGGTGCCTCTGCAATGGCCTAGTCCTAACTTCCTCTAGTGATCCAGCCACCACTTGGTCCTCCTCCCAGAAAGCCCTCTGTTTCGCGAGCCCACaagttgtcagtttctactcacgtcgaggagtatgtaattgacaacgcGACTGGAACCCATGGGTCCATGCTGTGTtcagatgttatgtcccggatcggccagagctttagcagtctcgaagctcctcaaTGGAAAGTTTTGAACAATGCCCGAGACTGCACTGCCCTTTATGAGAAGAGCATCAAGCTCGCTGCCGCGGTGAGTTTTCTTCTACTTTTTGGTTATATTTATACAGTCTTGATGTTAATGACGATTTTTTCttttcagtctcttgcctttactgcctaACTCAACTATAGGTTGAGAAAcaagatccactcgagcaagtcttatgctcaggaggcaaaggatcttcaactcaaagcGAGTGACGACTTGAAGGTGGCAAAtgaaaagcttgaggcaggagcagaggagcttaaggccaaagcgtccgagcttgagaagctgaacaCTAGGCTtgcggagctcgagaaagagaatTCCAAGCTCGctgagcttgagaaggagaacactcAGCTCCAAGAGGCTAATAAAAAGCTCAAAGAAGATCAGGCCGCTACCTTTGACATAATTGAGAGCGAGAAGGCTTGTCTCCTTGCTCAGTATAAGGAGAATAAGGACTAGGCGGTTGAttcggccatgtaccgaatgtgggccaacaacaaagacctggataccagcttcttaggtcctcttgaggcgaagcttctggataagtggaatgctcggctcaaggcggaagaggctgctcgggaggctgccTCCGAAggtgctcaggaggatagtcatgctattcgtcctgtgGGGTCCAGTGCTGCTGatgttgagaaggccaaggagactcctccatcttgaatctgatctcggggaaatcttatcttggggctgcgtccccttatttttgtaattactttaatttatgcccgtagggctgacgcaatttctttttatattaatacatatgccttacatttcttggttcgaaatattttgcatatattttatattaatgaatcgtttatgcttatttattcatacaaacatagtttggacttAGGCTCGAGACTCGACGCATTCATGCATCGTTTGTTCGAATTATCTGCTTCCAATCTCGTTATTTTTCAAGATCGGATATttctttaaccatgaacccgaaagtacttgtatggtatgtaatgtgaatggtttagttatatcttattgcttagttactttttcttttcCTCGGTTATTTcgccgaggttatgagttcgaaactattttcctctaagatattccagcctcgatctcgacttatctcgaagtaggtttaggttcccacttatcgtcgattagttttagctggtttgctccaaacctgttaagttcgcacatttggttatatccaaacgtttttatcttttgataatttggttatgtccaaactatctaagctcgcgcatctggttatatccaaacacttgtatgtatttcgtgcatgttattttttttttttaagctgatggtatatatacccatgatgcccccttaatatcctatgagtgtgaacataggttattaaattaagagagattgcaaaaataaaaagagataacatattgaatgaaatagatctttatttgatggaattcaaaagcagacaaattaatacagatagaaaatcatggttacaggcaacacttttcctatactattggtagtaaggtcttaggtgttcgccattccatgctcgcggtaccaggctcccatccaatcttactagcttgtaaacaccgggcccgattacggtccttcccaattcggcccgagcacaccagctatCGGATCTcttgttgccaaaaatacgcgtctcaacaccagatctcccatactgaactttcgatctcgaaccctcttgttgaaatacctggtagctcgttgctggtaggcagcgttcctcagctgagcctcgtctctcttttcttcaatcaagtctaaggtttctttcgagctgagtgtggtttgagttttggtcgtaaatctgagttcggattgttgggatttcgacctcgataggcaacattgcctcgcaactgtatgctagagagaatgggTTATGCcatgttgatgttcgagctgtggtcctatacccccataggacttggggaaattcttcgggccatcgtccctttgcctcctccaactttttctttagtgaactcttgagagttttgtttacagcctcgacctggccattcgcctgaggatgagctactaatgagaaactctttattattccattcttttcacaaaagttggtgaacaagtcgcaatcgaactgggttccgttgtcggatacaatcttcctcggcatcccatatcggcacacgatgttttttaccacgaagtcaaggatctTTTaagaagttattgttgccaatggttcagcctccgtccactttgtgaagtaatccacagcgactacaacatattttactccgcccttgccagttgggagagaacctatgaggtcgattccccataccgcgaatggccatggggaagtcaacatggtcagctcggatggtggagctcggggaatcatggcgaatctttggcatttgtcgcatttcttcacgtactcgaaagaatccgttttaatagtaggccagaaatatccttggcgtatgatcttcttggataggctatgccccccggtgtgatctccgcagcacccttcatgaatttcttcaatgatattcttagcttcgggtggagttacgcattgaagtaatggcatggaatatccccttctgtatagctttccgtccaaaatggtgtaacggggaagttgatacattaactttcgagcctggttccgatcttttggaaggactccgttctcgatatattcaactattggggtcatccaggttggctctgtTTCAATCAcacacacatcttcctcctctggctcgttaatgctaggtgtcgATAGGTGTTCTATCGGAACAACGTTCAGCTCATCATTCTCAGCGGAGGTGGCGAACCGAgccaaggcatcagcatttgagttccgttctcggggaacctgttcaatTGCATAAAATTCAAAACGCTCCAAtacggattttgccttctccaaataagctgccattttcgtgccacgagcctggtattctcccaggatttgattaaccacgagttgggagtcgctgtagcaatgtgtTGCTTTAGCtttgacactacaagaaaaaatgcttttaataacaccaaaaatgtgttatcgaaacctacgataacactttctgatgtgttaagacagactatgttatcgtaggtcagggtactttacataacactttatcagtgttatacagatgtgttattgtactgtcaacgataacacaatttctgtgttattttaatatatagataagtgtttaattatgttatttatagtcgatactataacactttttttgtgttatactacactttagtacaacacattttttgtgttatactacactttactataacacattttttgtgttatactatactttagtataacacatttttttgtgttatacttcactttagtataacacattatttgtgttatataatgaagtttccaTAACACAAttttttgcataaaaagtgttattgtaatatatattataactcaattttcgtattattgttatatttaaattcttattatatattttatttatattacactaatttattctattatattttaattttttttatataattaaaattagctttctaatatatactagcatcatcaagtgaacttgattttcaaataacaaaaagtaagaacattctacattgaattaacaatccacaatttagtttaaaCACATGCAACaatgtcatcaacaacaaaatattctttaattattcaaggagtctaaaatttactactttcaacacagaaATAACGCTTCACTGGATTTTCCTCTACTTCTGCATCATCCATTGACAGGTTCTTAGAATTGTAGCTGTTTGACGGTTCTTCAATAACCTCTTTTTCAAATCCATTTTCCTTACCATTCTGGAGCTTAACTGAAGGACGCGTTCTCATCAAAGGTGACAACAATCTAGTAACAGCGGCTTCAACATTGGCTCCACATATTGGCTCTTTTAAATAAGTAACAAAAGGGGTACCGATAAGCTTTCCCTGACAACCCTTAACACTGTCTGATGGGCACCTGAAAAATCCAACTATCTAAGTTAGGAAATCCAACAGAAGTCTAACAAGCAGTCTGCGTAGATGATCCAAGACATAAAATGACTAggatacaaaaaattaaaacacatttCTAAAAAGCAGATAATATAGCCAGTATTATCGAGTCAACACTTGACTTGGAGCGCTTGAACTTTATTCATAGACTTCAACTTCTTAATGAACAAGTAgccaataattattttaattgatacTATAATCTCCTTCTGAAATTACTTAGTTAAAGCTATTTTTCAATAGATGGATTGGCAACACAAGTTTGTACATCACATATTTACCAGTGCTATTTACCAATTACATAAGGATAGGGATGCAAGCTTACTTTTCATGTGGTCGATGAATTATTTCAACTCTGGATCTTCCCACGACGTttttagaaagtctataagtggTCATCCTCCTTAATTGGAGCCAATAGCTCTGAGGGGTTTTCCAAATATCGAAAAATCTTATGTTCATAAACCTGGCAATCGAAATTACAGTTACTCAACCACTAGAACTAAAATTAAgggaataaataaaataaattgtagcAGATATCAATGGAAACCAAATTTACCTCTGCAAGCAGAAGAATCTCATCAGCATTCAAGCAACAAGCAACAAGCATTACTTAGTTGATCACTAAGATCTTTACAGCAACCTTGCTTTAGCAAACTAACAGTGTATAGCATAGGAAGACCACTTCCATCGCCGTAAAACATAGTCACAGTTATAATCAATAACCAAAATAGAGTGTTAGTGGCACCACACATATGAGAACATAATTTATAAGCAAGAAAGTTTCATGCACCTTTAaacaaaaatacatattttaagcCATGCTAAGTCAAGGTAATTTCAGCAGCAAAAAAAATTGTCAAGCTAATTAATAAGTACTATTATATCtaataaaatatatacaatatAAGCAATACATGCCAATAGAAATATCTTGATTGCATAGATACAAAAACAGCATTAAATAATCTAAAAGGTTAAGTTGATATACAATATTGTAGTATGTACTACTTAACAATACCAAACAATGTAATTAAAGTTCCTATTAACTGCTACGTTGAGTTAACAATtttgactaattctatataaatatatcttgCATTATACACAAAGCCATGTCCTAAAGAAGTTACCTTCCCTTCTTCACTTTGTCAGATACAGCTCTATAAGCAAACTTCCACCAAGAACGAGGATGAGATTTCACGGAAACATGTGGACGAAAATGCACATATTTTAAGCGTTGATTAAAGGCAGAAAAGTTATCAGCCAGTTTTAACATATCCTTGTATCCATCCTGCAACAACAAGATACTAAAAATTTTCAAGGCCAATCAAAACATGCCTCCAAGTATCCAATCATAGTTGAATTATGAAATTAAACCTTTGATAAACAGAGAATGACATCATCCAGAATATACTTTGCATTTTCCTGTAATTGGTTCCAGAATATAAGTGTGTTGTTTGACAATTCTATCAGCAGGTTTGCCTTCTTCAGTGCCATATCTAAAAACCTGAAACAAATAAATGATCAAAGTTTCATAGTTTGAAAATGCCCTCAACATATGTAACTGGAAGAATAAACTAAATATTGGTTCTACCTGGACCCACTCAGAAGGAAGCTAAGAGTTTCTCCAAGGTCACACCTGCTGCAAATGGGTGACCAGGATTGCTAGAGAATAGGAAATTAAAATTCAGACAGAAAATAAGAATGTTAAGAttccaaaatataaaatttaactTGCTATTACACACCTTTCACTGTCCTCGTATCTGATATGAATATTTGAAATTGAGAGTTTCAAATTTCCAACTATAGTGTTGATAAGGGAACCCAACCATGATTGATTcttcaaataaaaatatatacatattaatacagttataaTCATAATTGACAACCAAATATATGTATAAACATATGTATGGTTCAAAAAGATCAAAAGGTAAATCCTAGAAAAGAATATCCGTATGGAACCTGAGTATATTAGTTCTCCTTGTGTCATTTGAAAATTTGTTCATGGACACCATTATCAACTCAACTATAAATAGAGGTTGGAAAAATGGTATACTTACAGTTAAACCCTCGCATTTACCATGAAGACAAACTGTTTCATTCAACACCTCACCAACTCCTCTTGAATCATCATGAAGTAATCTCCTACAAAATCAAAGCAGCTTGTTCGAAGTCATGAGGAAGCAATCCTAGGTGATTAAATCAAATGCATTAAACCAGGGAATAATAATTAATCTTGGAAAAAAATCAAAGAGAATAGAAACTTGTGGAGCATAAGCTTTATCTGACCATCCACTAAACTGGCTCCCCAACTGAATGGTCAACCAACACTGACAGTTCTGAGATACTGTCTTGCATGTATATTCCAAGATTAATctgaaaaataataacaaaaggcAAGAAAGCAGTCAGAAATATAATACATAGACAATGCTGAACAtgagaaaaacaaaaacaaaaacaaagcatatgtttttggatttcatCTCAAAAAACTGAATTGAGATAGTTGAACTAAGTACATGCTCAATAATTGATACTTACTATAAAAACTGTCAAATGGAATGGAGGTAAGATCAATGCAGCATATAGATTTTTGGTTCTGTTAGTTTCAGGAGTTTGTTTACATTTCTTCCTGTTTTTGCTATAGATTTCTCAATAGCTTGCTCCTATACCAGACTCTATATTTCCATATTTCCATAATCTCCTTTCTAGATTATTATCAGTCACAATATAAGTTGTAATTGTACAACTATG
The Humulus lupulus chromosome 6, drHumLupu1.1, whole genome shotgun sequence DNA segment above includes these coding regions:
- the LOC133784531 gene encoding ubiquitin carboxyl-terminal hydrolase 9-like — its product is MLMRFFCLQRFMNIRFFDIWKTPQSYWLQLRRMTTYRLSKNVVGRSRVEIIHRPHEKCPSDSVKGCQGKLIGTPFVTYLKEPICGANVEAAVTRLLSPLMRTRPSVKLQNGKENGFEKEVIEEPSNSYNSKNLSMDDAEVEENPVKRYFCVESSKF